Proteins from a single region of Verrucosispora sp. NA02020:
- a CDS encoding LD-carboxypeptidase, with amino-acid sequence MLVSPSGPTRPERVARGIELLTGWGLRPVPAPHVYARQGYLAGTDAQRAADLNTAFGDPTVRGVICTRGGYGAQRVVDAIDMAAVRRDPKVVAGFSDITALQLALWRGARLAGVHGPGAAWRDERTPLASAESLHAALTTTAPVTVRAVETEDTFPVRTSGRAVGRLLGGNLCLVVASVGTPDMPDLSGAVLLLEDVQEPPYKVDRMLTQLRRAGALDGLAGVAVGQFTDCADGWPVSVADVLTERLGDLGVPVLGGLPVGHGPGQLSVPVGTRAVLDADAGTVTVDPAVH; translated from the coding sequence ATGCTGGTCTCGCCGTCCGGGCCGACCCGTCCGGAACGGGTGGCCCGGGGCATAGAGCTGCTCACCGGCTGGGGCCTGCGGCCGGTGCCCGCCCCGCACGTGTACGCGCGGCAGGGCTACCTGGCCGGCACGGACGCACAGCGGGCGGCCGACCTGAACACCGCCTTCGGCGACCCGACGGTGCGCGGGGTGATCTGCACCCGGGGCGGGTACGGCGCACAGCGGGTGGTGGACGCGATCGACATGGCGGCGGTGCGCCGCGATCCCAAGGTGGTGGCCGGGTTCTCCGACATCACCGCGCTGCAACTGGCGCTGTGGCGGGGCGCCCGGCTGGCCGGGGTGCACGGGCCGGGGGCGGCGTGGCGGGACGAGCGCACGCCGTTGGCGTCGGCCGAGTCCCTGCACGCGGCGCTGACCACCACCGCGCCGGTGACCGTACGCGCGGTCGAGACCGAGGACACCTTCCCGGTACGCACCTCGGGCCGGGCCGTCGGCCGACTGCTGGGCGGCAACCTCTGCCTGGTGGTGGCCTCGGTGGGCACCCCGGACATGCCGGACCTGAGCGGGGCGGTGCTGTTGCTGGAGGACGTGCAGGAGCCGCCCTACAAGGTCGACCGGATGCTGACCCAGTTGCGTCGGGCGGGCGCGTTGGACGGGCTGGCAGGGGTGGCGGTGGGCCAGTTCACCGACTGCGCGGACGGCTGGCCGGTGAGCGTCGCCGACGTACTCACCGAACGTCTGGGCGACCTGGGCGTACCGGTGCTGGGCGGGCTGCCGGTCGGGCACGGGCCCGGTCAGCTCAGTGTGCCGGTGGGCACCCGGGCCGTCCTCGACGCCGACGCCGGCACGGTGACCGTGGACCCGGCTGTCCACTGA
- the mptB gene encoding polyprenol phosphomannose-dependent alpha 1,6 mannosyltransferase MptB gives MSHHLVRWTGLAGSIMLAVAAFLGGALPDGDLRPTPLRIWQGPYGPLIIALWLFGTAAMAFAWWTLRDRVPSARWALVTAGLWLVPFLFTPPLGSRDAYAYACQGASFANGISPYEYGVSTLPCPWLDTMSFIWRDTPAPYGPLFVVLSGAIVAATGSLIASIALFRVLAVAGVLLTAVSVPVLARHCGVPVGRALWLALAGPLVGVHLISGVHNDALMVGFMVAGLAIVVSRPARPWPLLAGGVVLGMAAGIKVTALVVVPFAALLAIGGGFTLRGLLRHGTPVVGGAVATLIGVTLGAGLNLGWITGLSHGNEVIAWTSPPTAVGQTVGYVLLPFGLHVDALPVTRGIGMVVLAALLVWLWFRARHREPLWHAALALTATVALAPLFHPWYWFWPLALLAATAHRTWWFSAVTVFAAFQVLADGTGLPRYTKTVGAPLMTLFVIWVAVRLVRSARAARRPVPVD, from the coding sequence GTGTCCCATCACCTCGTGCGCTGGACCGGACTGGCCGGATCGATCATGCTCGCCGTGGCGGCGTTCCTCGGCGGCGCCCTGCCCGACGGCGACCTGCGGCCCACTCCGCTGCGCATCTGGCAGGGGCCGTACGGGCCGCTGATCATCGCGTTGTGGCTGTTCGGTACCGCCGCGATGGCGTTCGCGTGGTGGACGCTGCGGGACCGGGTGCCGTCGGCACGGTGGGCGCTGGTCACCGCCGGGCTGTGGCTCGTGCCGTTCCTGTTCACGCCGCCGCTGGGCAGCCGGGACGCCTACGCGTACGCCTGTCAGGGGGCCAGCTTCGCCAACGGCATCAGCCCGTACGAGTACGGCGTCTCCACGTTGCCGTGTCCGTGGCTGGACACCATGTCGTTCATCTGGCGGGACACCCCGGCGCCGTACGGGCCGCTGTTCGTGGTGCTCTCCGGCGCGATCGTCGCCGCGACCGGCTCGCTGATCGCCAGCATCGCGCTGTTCCGGGTACTCGCGGTCGCCGGTGTGCTGCTGACGGCGGTGAGTGTGCCGGTGCTGGCCCGCCACTGCGGTGTGCCGGTCGGCCGGGCGCTCTGGCTGGCGCTGGCCGGTCCGCTGGTGGGCGTACACCTGATCTCCGGGGTGCACAACGACGCGTTGATGGTCGGGTTCATGGTGGCCGGCCTGGCGATCGTGGTCAGCCGACCGGCCCGGCCGTGGCCGCTGCTGGCCGGTGGCGTGGTGCTCGGCATGGCCGCCGGGATCAAGGTGACCGCCCTGGTGGTGGTCCCGTTCGCGGCGCTGCTGGCGATCGGCGGCGGCTTCACCCTGCGGGGGTTGCTGCGCCACGGCACCCCGGTGGTCGGCGGAGCGGTGGCGACACTGATCGGGGTGACCCTGGGCGCCGGGTTGAACCTCGGCTGGATCACCGGGCTGTCGCACGGCAACGAGGTGATCGCCTGGACCTCGCCGCCGACCGCCGTCGGGCAGACCGTCGGGTACGTGCTGCTGCCGTTCGGCCTGCACGTCGACGCGCTGCCGGTGACCCGGGGGATCGGCATGGTCGTGCTGGCGGCGCTGCTGGTGTGGTTGTGGTTCCGGGCGCGTCACCGGGAACCGCTCTGGCACGCCGCGCTGGCGCTGACCGCTACGGTCGCGCTGGCCCCGCTGTTCCACCCCTGGTACTGGTTCTGGCCGCTGGCGCTGCTCGCCGCCACCGCCCACCGCACCTGGTGGTTCAGCGCGGTCACGGTGTTCGCCGCGTTCCAGGTGCTGGCCGACGGCACCGGCCTGCCCCGGTACACCAAGACGGTCGGTGCGCCGCTGATGACGCTGTTCGTGATCTGGGTGGCGGTCCGCTTGGTACGGTCGGCTCGGGCGGCCCGCCGCCCGGTTCCCGTCGACTGA
- a CDS encoding type 1 glutamine amidotransferase, with protein sequence MATALVIENDPTDDARRLGEWLTEAGLELSVSRPHAGDPLPADLDGYAALVVLGGDQQAYPDPDGKPGASWLPAVEGLLRKAVRHRVPTLGVCLGAQLLATAHAGTVERSRSGPEVGPAVVGRRDAAENDPLFRYVPLIPDVLQWHTDEITELPAGATLLAASTRFPHQAFRLGDRAWGLQFHIECDADMIAEWATDSAVLAELDYDPELVVAACAAVLADVEDVWQPFAARFAALALGELDDSGSRRTLPLLGH encoded by the coding sequence GTGGCTACCGCGTTGGTGATCGAGAACGACCCGACCGACGATGCGCGACGGCTCGGCGAGTGGCTGACCGAGGCCGGTCTGGAGCTGTCGGTGTCCCGCCCGCACGCGGGCGACCCGCTCCCCGCCGACCTCGACGGGTACGCCGCGCTGGTGGTGCTCGGCGGCGACCAGCAGGCCTACCCGGACCCGGACGGCAAGCCCGGCGCGTCCTGGCTGCCGGCGGTGGAGGGGCTGCTCCGCAAGGCCGTCCGGCACCGTGTCCCGACACTCGGGGTCTGCCTCGGTGCGCAACTGCTCGCCACCGCGCACGCCGGCACGGTCGAGCGCAGCCGCTCCGGGCCGGAGGTGGGGCCCGCCGTGGTCGGCCGGCGTGACGCCGCCGAGAACGATCCGCTGTTCCGGTACGTCCCGCTCATCCCCGACGTGCTCCAGTGGCACACCGACGAGATCACCGAGCTGCCGGCCGGTGCGACCCTGCTGGCCGCCTCCACCCGCTTCCCGCACCAGGCGTTCCGCCTCGGCGACCGGGCCTGGGGCCTGCAGTTCCACATCGAGTGCGACGCCGACATGATCGCCGAGTGGGCGACCGACTCGGCGGTGCTGGCCGAGCTCGACTACGACCCGGAGCTGGTGGTCGCCGCCTGCGCCGCGGTGCTGGCCGACGTGGAGGACGTCTGGCAGCCCTTCGCCGCCAGGTTCGCCGCCCTGGCCCTGGGCGAACTGGACGACAGCGGGTCGCGCCGCACCCTGCCGCTGCTCGGGCACTGA
- a CDS encoding bifunctional [glutamine synthetase] adenylyltransferase/[glutamine synthetase]-adenylyl-L-tyrosine phosphorylase, protein MGRPSNATGRLARYGFGITDDDLGARAADLLGPDGLDLWRPQTQEPTGDQARELLTALSRAADPDLALRQLHRMVEAERRALAGTNGGTGAAVRQRGAGPGQATAPAQGQPVAASTGGIGAGSPLLAALHDDPGLRRRLIAVLGASSALGDHLVANPDQWTVLRTESDGLAPTADGRLDLTGEGNPVAVLRRAYRLALLRVAAADLTGGRGLEQTMAALSTLADATLTAAYAIAVTELPEGAREPRLGVVAMGKCGGGELNYVSDVDVIFVAAEDDDLAAATTVATRLIHICGLVAWPVDAALRPEGNRGPLVRTLASHLAYYRRWARTWEFQALLKARPAAGDLALGREWINELAPLLWHAAERPEAVEDVRAMRRKIIDNIPAKEQEREIKRGPGGLRDIEFAVQLLQLVHGRGDESLRAPGTIPTLRALVTGGYVGRADGEALLRGYRFLRGVEHRLQLQGLRRTHTVPTEPGALRWLAAALGYTATPGRSAVEEFRAEWVTHATEVRRLHAKLLYRPLLESVARVPADGLRLTPEAARNRLEILGFADPAGALRHLQALTGGVSRTAAIQRTLLPVLLSEFADAPEPDRGLLNYRQVSDSLGSTPWYLRLLRDSGPVARRLARVLSSSRYVADLLSREPESLRLLAEESELTPRPREVLGDGFAAAAARHTDPVEAIRAVRALRRRELLRLACADVLSHAGSLTPTRPDTDRSTLGDVITVGTALAAVTDATLAAALRAVRAAQPAMPDLTFAVIGMGRLGGYESNYLSDADVLFVYEAPEGVAESAASAAAHAIAEELRRLLGMPAPDPALGVDADLRPEGRQGPLVRSLAAYQQYYARWSRVWEAQALLRARCVCGDADLGTRFEQLVDPVRYPADGLTREQIIEIRRIKARVETERLPRGADPATHTKLGRGGLADVEWAVQLLQLQHAGAHPSLRGTRTLDALSAARDAGLIDPADAEAMTAGWTLTAQVRNALMLVRGRAGDQLPRHGVELAGVVRLLGRDDPGEFLDEYLRTGRRSRAAMQRVLEM, encoded by the coding sequence ATGGGCCGCCCGAGCAACGCCACCGGCCGGCTCGCCCGGTACGGCTTCGGCATCACCGACGACGACCTCGGCGCCCGCGCCGCCGACCTGCTCGGCCCGGACGGGCTCGACCTGTGGCGCCCGCAGACCCAGGAGCCCACCGGCGACCAGGCGCGGGAACTGCTCACCGCGCTGTCCCGGGCCGCCGACCCGGACCTGGCGCTGCGCCAACTGCACCGGATGGTCGAGGCCGAGCGCCGCGCCCTGGCCGGCACGAACGGCGGCACCGGTGCGGCGGTACGCCAGCGCGGCGCCGGACCGGGCCAGGCCACCGCCCCCGCCCAGGGGCAGCCGGTGGCCGCCTCGACCGGAGGCATCGGCGCCGGGTCGCCGCTGCTGGCCGCGCTGCACGACGACCCGGGGCTGCGCCGTCGACTGATCGCCGTGCTGGGCGCCTCCTCGGCACTGGGCGACCACCTCGTCGCCAACCCGGACCAGTGGACGGTGCTGCGCACCGAGTCGGACGGGCTCGCCCCGACCGCCGACGGGCGGCTGGACCTGACCGGCGAGGGCAACCCGGTGGCGGTGCTGCGTCGGGCGTACCGGCTGGCGCTGCTGCGCGTCGCGGCGGCCGACCTGACCGGCGGGCGCGGCCTGGAGCAGACCATGGCCGCACTCTCCACGCTGGCCGACGCCACCCTCACCGCCGCGTACGCGATCGCCGTGACCGAGCTGCCCGAGGGCGCCCGGGAGCCGCGCCTGGGCGTGGTGGCGATGGGCAAGTGCGGCGGCGGCGAGCTGAACTACGTCTCGGACGTCGACGTGATCTTCGTGGCCGCCGAGGACGACGACCTGGCGGCGGCCACCACCGTCGCCACCCGGCTGATCCACATCTGCGGGCTGGTCGCCTGGCCGGTCGACGCCGCGCTGCGTCCCGAGGGCAACCGGGGGCCGCTGGTGCGTACGCTCGCCAGCCACCTGGCGTACTACCGGCGCTGGGCCCGCACCTGGGAGTTCCAGGCGCTGCTCAAGGCCCGTCCGGCCGCCGGTGACCTGGCGCTCGGCCGGGAGTGGATCAATGAGCTGGCGCCGCTGCTCTGGCACGCCGCCGAGCGGCCCGAGGCGGTCGAGGACGTCCGGGCCATGCGTCGGAAGATCATCGACAACATCCCGGCCAAGGAGCAGGAACGCGAGATCAAGCGCGGTCCCGGCGGCCTGCGCGACATCGAGTTCGCGGTGCAGTTGCTGCAACTCGTGCACGGCCGGGGCGACGAGTCCCTGCGCGCACCCGGCACCATCCCCACCCTGCGGGCGCTGGTCACCGGCGGCTACGTCGGCCGGGCCGACGGGGAGGCGCTGCTGCGCGGCTACCGCTTCCTACGCGGCGTCGAGCACCGCCTGCAACTCCAGGGCCTGCGGCGCACCCACACCGTGCCGACCGAACCGGGCGCGCTGCGTTGGCTCGCCGCCGCGCTCGGCTACACCGCCACGCCGGGACGCAGCGCCGTCGAGGAGTTCCGCGCCGAGTGGGTCACCCACGCCACCGAGGTACGCCGACTGCACGCCAAACTGCTCTACCGGCCGCTGCTGGAGTCGGTGGCCCGGGTACCCGCCGACGGCCTGCGCCTGACCCCGGAGGCGGCCCGCAACCGGCTGGAGATCCTCGGATTCGCCGACCCGGCCGGGGCGCTGCGTCACCTCCAGGCCCTCACCGGCGGGGTGAGCCGCACCGCCGCCATCCAGCGCACCCTGCTGCCGGTGCTGCTCAGCGAGTTCGCCGACGCCCCGGAACCCGACCGTGGCCTGCTCAACTACCGCCAGGTCTCCGACTCCCTCGGCAGCACCCCCTGGTATCTGCGCCTGCTGCGTGACTCCGGCCCGGTGGCCCGCAGGCTGGCCCGGGTGCTCTCCTCCTCCCGGTACGTCGCCGACCTGCTGAGCCGGGAACCCGAGTCGCTGCGTCTGCTGGCCGAGGAGAGCGAGCTGACCCCCCGGCCCCGCGAGGTGCTCGGCGACGGGTTCGCCGCCGCGGCCGCCCGCCACACCGACCCGGTCGAGGCGATCCGGGCGGTCCGCGCGCTGCGCCGCCGGGAACTGCTCCGGCTCGCCTGCGCCGACGTGCTCAGCCACGCCGGCTCGCTGACCCCCACCCGCCCCGACACGGATCGCTCGACGCTCGGCGACGTCATCACCGTCGGCACCGCACTGGCCGCCGTCACCGACGCCACCCTGGCCGCCGCGCTGCGGGCCGTCCGCGCCGCCCAGCCCGCCATGCCCGACCTGACGTTCGCGGTGATCGGCATGGGCCGCCTCGGCGGGTACGAGTCGAACTACCTCTCCGACGCCGACGTCCTCTTTGTCTACGAGGCCCCCGAGGGCGTCGCCGAGAGCGCGGCGAGCGCCGCCGCCCACGCCATCGCCGAGGAACTGCGCCGGTTGCTCGGCATGCCGGCACCCGACCCGGCCCTCGGCGTCGACGCCGACCTGCGCCCCGAGGGCCGGCAGGGGCCGTTGGTCCGCAGTCTCGCCGCCTACCAGCAGTACTACGCCCGGTGGTCGCGGGTGTGGGAGGCGCAGGCGCTGCTGCGGGCCCGCTGCGTCTGCGGCGACGCCGACCTGGGCACCCGCTTCGAGCAACTCGTCGACCCGGTCCGCTACCCGGCCGACGGCCTCACCCGGGAACAGATCATCGAGATCCGCCGGATCAAGGCCCGGGTGGAGACCGAACGGCTGCCCCGGGGCGCCGACCCGGCCACCCACACCAAACTGGGCCGGGGCGGCCTCGCCGACGTCGAGTGGGCGGTGCAGTTGCTCCAGTTGCAGCACGCCGGTGCCCACCCGTCGCTGCGCGGCACCCGTACCCTCGACGCCCTCTCCGCCGCCCGCGACGCCGGCCTGATCGACCCGGCGGACGCCGAGGCGATGACCGCCGGCTGGACCCTGACCGCCCAGGTCCGCAACGCCCTCATGCTGGTCCGGGGCCGGGCCGGCGACCAACTTCCCCGACACGGCGTGGAACTGGCCGGCGTGGTCCGGCTGCTCGGCCGCGACGATCCGGGCGAGTTCCTCGACGAGTACCTGCGCACCGGCCGCCGCTCCCGCGCCGCCATGCAACGCGTCCTGGAGATGTAA